The genomic interval CAAGCAATTTTACTCTTTTAGGGCTGCATGATGCCCCCCAAAGGAAACCTTACGGGAATTACCCACTGTGTGAAGTCATCTACATGACTGTGTATATAGTCACTAATGGATTTCGTTGGGGGCGTACCCTCTAGAATTGTTTACCacctaaattttatttttatgtcaatatctgagaaatgatttgaaataatgcacttgaaagaaatatttcacatttaaaggACTAAATGTTTCATTGGAAAATTCCCCAAGCCCTAATAAACTCATTAAAACTACATTTGTTCAGGAAGGGGGTCGTATTTTTCTAGTTGTGCTACCCCCGTTTCAGGCCAAATCCTGAATCTGCCACTGCTAGCCCTGGCGGAAACACATCGATAGGTCCATAGTTGACAACTTGGGGTAGGGCTGGTGTAGGTGGGTACAAGGAAAACAAAACTAATCTTGATCtacaacatgaatatttattgccctatagaaaaaaagaaaacagacaaaattaaaagataacaatacagcgatttttaacaaacaatagtTAACAATTCTCAAACAATAGTTAACAATTCTCAACAAATCATGAAAACCCAACAATACTAGATCTCCTTACAATAACAAACTTGAATGTTTTAGATTTACAAACCCTTTAACATAACTTATAATGTCCATGTATTTTGAGGTTAATTTTGGGAGGTAATCAtagcatatataattataattggaCTGCGTCAAAGCGAAATCGGTCTTGTAGTAAACTTCTGAGTTTTCATTATACAAATTGtaccaaaaatgttttcacacaaaaaatggAAATGCTGTTATAAACACAACTgacctaaaaatagaaaatatcagCATGGGTGcctcaattattttgtttatcaacaaGAAAGTTTTATCTCATAGATCTTGCTTAAACCATATTTACAAACAGACCAATTTCTGCTTTTCACGATCCATTATTATATTAGAGGTACATAATACGACCGTTTGTAAGTAAAGTATTAAACTTTAGTATTTCATATATCAATAGACCCCTGACTGAAACTGAAATGTGTTCATACAagaacttagtaatacaaacCTTTACCCAAACATCTGCATTAGAGAAATAAAGGGACGCATCATTATGCTTTCTACAACACACCAGAAATTCTAAATTCCAACAAAGATATTGGGCATATAAAAAGCGGGAAGTGTGTTCAAACCAGTGGTCACACATCAACAGTGGTCATGTGTCAACCTAAATGTTCTAATACTAACATCAGAACAGAACGATGATTTTCTAAGATTGGGCACGAAAATTAAAGCATCAGATAATATTCATACAATGTCTTATacactttaaacataattaatcatggaaaatgaggTACTAACGTTCTGAGGTCACATGTTTTGAATTTGTACAATGACAGTGACTTCCAGTGAGGTTAACATCAACCCATGAGGTTACATTCAACTATTACACTATTCCGTATATtcacattaacaaaataataatgaatgacGAATAATTTGATTAATAAGAGCTGTATAATGTGAAACAAAAGATGGGCCATAGGGGCTACTGCTTGACAATCGTGAGGCATAGAAAAACAGCACCTCGCTTCATGATTAATGTATCCAGCGAACCTTAAATTTTGgtaaaggttaaaaaaaattcttcttCAATGGTATTAAGGaatgataattatgataaatattactgatttttagtttaaaaaaactggCTAAAATGAATTACTGGTTTTCACACAATTAATTCAGCCATCAGTTTATTTAAATGGTGATATAATGCATTGAATAACCATTAAATTCGCTCTGCAAACAAAGCGCATTCTAACCACgtatatcatgtgtttttttaattaatacaacatgtataagtaaaatataatttttatttctatataaacatatatgaatttaggcttatcattatataaacatgAGTGTGGAATATCGAATGACTATGCttccaaaaacaaacaagctaaaaaaTTACCCAACcatcatgataaaaataatgtatgtgaGGTATTCAAATCAGAGGTACTAAAACACaacttgtattattttaatttagttaTTTCAAGCAACAGTTCCTATGAACCTGTACATCCATAGCACTTTTCCCCACAAGtattgcagatttttttttcttctaaaggCATCTATGTTAATaatttttctttcttatttcacCGCCAAAAATAAGGGTACGAGGGTTAggatattatttattatttttaataaagttgtttataaaaatcattttcacaCTAAAAACTATTTTCACAGATTTGCAAGTTTTTCGGAAGCAAAAAATACCAAAAGTTTATACAAAACGGGAAAATTTacttaacatttagaaaaaaaagtcTACTAGCGATAACCAAAAAAATGGTCAGGTGTAAAAAATTAGGTCAGGAAAGCAGAAACTAACATTTTTTACTGTTATGTCTTAAAATAATAGGAATCAAAGATTTTAATAGCAGACATtctgaacattttgaaaccatgtAATGTTAAGAAATGCACCACTATATTTACATTAAGGAAAAGCATTACAGATGTACATTTCATACGATATTTACCGTTCCTTAGTAACGGTACATCGTTCAAACTATCAACAAAATGGCATGATGTAGTTAATGAAATTGACATACCATTTGAAGTTAGACCATAATAAGTtaatagtttacatttttacatctCAAACAAAGAATCTTTAATGAAACTACCAGAATGATGTGTCGCGCGTGTCGGGTCAGCgcccatatttttttctagttaATTTATTGATAGAAGTTATCGATAGGCCATACATTTCCTAGTGAAGGTCACATGACCATGACCTCACCTTTGACCCATGATAATTGACCCCAACATTAATAAGgatcatctactgaccatgaccaatgtgcataccaagtttgaagactctacaCTAAAATGAACGTGTGACGCAGCCAGCGAACAAAGTAATACCGATTTGTCAGCTATgcttaaaatatcaattcaagCTTTGTAATGCAGGGTGAGGAATCATGTGACTGAAATGGGTTCACACAGGGGTCACCACAGCTCACAACCAATGTAAACAATCAAGTAAGTGatgttaatttctaaattacttttttgacagaaaagatatgaaaatatttctcagCCCATAAAAAAACTATGCTTTTATCTGCTTCTACATGTATTTTagtttgcttgtattttaatgatgcaatccttggtcAAAATGTCAATTTGACAGAATTTTGAAGAACGTTGCAACTCTGAAATTTTGACCGAGGTGatccatgtgagaacccctgtAAGTCACATGACTCTTCAACCTGCAATGACAACATATTTTAGATACAACAACATAGTAGCTAATGGCTACTGTTGCTATTGGCTACtgtatacaaatgtacaaatgtgatcatgaatatgaatatgttttaagaGAGGTAAACATGGCGTTCAAACTGAGATATCTAGATGAAATTTAAACATCTTCAAAAAAAACGAGTTCCTGAGGTATACTATTATTCGTCCGTGAAATAcccagaaaaaaatacttagcctttctttcttgtttcttttatgtGAATAATTTAACTATGTGTATAAGAATGGTTCCTGAGTTATACATGAGAAGGGGGgctatttaatatttgtaatgttTAGTTTAAAACCTGAGTGTAAAGGTTTTGAAGGGACTCATAGGTCAGACATCAAAAATACTAATTTCcagtgaaaaatgtaaaaaaatgcctatttcaaagataaaacaacatcaaaagaTGTAATCAGAGCTCTATAAATTGTTATATGAAAAAGTGACAAAAAAATCTCTAATCTGCTATACACAAGATTGGTTTCTTTTCGTACTTTTGTAACAGAGCAAAACCGTTATTCGTTCAAAGTTTTAGTAAATAATCATTTCTTAAAGcttgattgtgacgaaagctttTAGCTTATCAGATTTTGAGTCAGTTTCCTGGGCAGGAACCAGTACTGATGTTTATTACAGGCGACCATGAGCATGTTTCCcaggtggggatcaaacccaaaGACTCTTGGCTCTAAGGTGGACAACTATTCCACTcgcaccctggtggggatcaaacagACAACCTGTTGGGTCTAGGGTGGACAACTTTACCGCTcgcaccctggtggggatcaaacccgcAGCCTGTGAGGTGTGAGGCAGAcaactataccactagaccactctcccccttaaagtgttttaaaaaggtTTAAGAGGTATAAAGAGCACTTCCTAGGttgtttataacatattcaGGTAAGATGTAACACCTAGGAAATAAATTACTTATTCAGgtaaaatgttacattattttaaaggaGACCCCCAAAAAgatatttttggtaaaaaataataatacccAGGGTCAAAATTTATCTCATGACTTTTCCTAGTAAAACTGCTCATcttaatacattaaaataggcaaaattatcaataataaatccAGCAAACATCTCTTGGGCTTTAAGTGCAACACAGTTGTAACTCAAAATGGAACAAGAACTGGTTACAACAGACTTGCGCTAACATATAGCACTTACACATTTAGCACgtaatataacaaaatacaactaAATAAAACTCATATTAAAGCACATGATAGAAAAACAATGCTTATATACATGaaatactatataaaactaaaattaaaagaCACTAGTATAGCTAACTGCAGAAGAACAACTATAATTAACACTTTAACAATTCATTATAGGGGCAATCTTATCGATAAATGACCGATAAATTATCGAAAATCAACAGACTGAGGGTATATTTAGTGACTGTcacaaattgaattgaaaaatttacttataaaatcaaataagcTTTGCCTAAATTGACCAAATAAGGTTATTAGTTTTTAAGGGGATATTATAACTACTaagaattattaattaaaacaaagcaaatgTATGATACATGTTTGATAGGATCTTACAAAATCAAGAGAAGAAATGAAATCATATTGATAAAAACCTATGCGTTAAAAGTTCCATGTGTTATTTGTAAATCAttcagtaaaaatataaaaaaacaaaaacttaaacctataaagtcaataacaaaaaaatatcaagataatttattttactttgatttataatttattttactttgatttATAAAACGGATGCCGactttttacattatttaccAGTACGTAATccaaagtattatttttttcaatttaataggTTAACCCTTCCTTTTTCTACACCATTTTACCCCTCCAGAGTTATAGATACCTGGCACCCATTTTACTCTAAAATGATATAACTAGAGGATTAAGTCTTGGTGGTTGATGTGGCCACTTCTCTGTGAAGTATCTGTAAAATGCAATGTAAATGTTTACCGACCCTGTTTATGTAGAGTGGAACTCTATCCAATATAGTGAGTCAAAAATAAACTCTATACCAATACACAAATGAAACTGTAGACTGATTATATTTTGCGAGGGTTTAATTTACACAAACCAATAAGTGTCAATATTCACAATTTTACATTATCTAATCAGGTTGCTAGATGCAAACCTAGCCAGATATTTATCCACCCAAGTAATGACATTTGTCAACGCAATGCTCAAATAATTGTTTAGCTGATTTCAAACCCGCAATAATCATAGAAGTGCAAAAAAAGGGCCTCACAAATTCAAACAGTATAAGGTCAACATCAACATCTAACATATGTACATTTTAACATACCACTAGAGGTATAATACTTCCaagtcaaacaataacaaaaacataatataacaaatttTAACCGGGTTCATTTATCACtcaagtaaaatgtttaaccAACTCTGTCAATTCAAACAATCTTGTTAAATCAGGTGAATTATTATCGTCAGATACCTCCCcatacacactacgctatgcttcgttgtgtaccgtgggcaatttggctacaaaaatctcgtaatcatgaataattaatgaggcagtttttATTGGTTCCGCAAGGTACCAGatgctttacatttgaaaatattctggTGATTGCCGGAGTTGATCTGGGTCCGCCTCAGTACCGTACAATAATATTTGGTACAAGTCAAGACCACATGGCCATGGAGGCTACTGACACTGTAatgttattgaacaatatttgagtgtaacatgtgaattcattggaagaagaattatctctcctgcctcatgcataatcattaaaatgaaattttgtcagtcaattttcccacagtatgtatgaagtgtagtGGAAGAAAGTAATGTGGTTGCCGACAATGGCAAAAAGTATAAGACTTACTAATAGGAAAGTTCATTACAATGGTATTTCTCCTAATCAGTTATAGTTTCACCTAAAATCATGTGCTTACAAAGCATCTTATTTAACCAAATCTTTTACagtctgtgattttttttggaatttttcACCACCTGTTCCTTCTAATTGGTTTTTTTattgactttgggaaaaatacaaagttatgcttaaaaatagaaaatttaacagcaaatacaaatgtttttactttttgtgcatacattatgctgtaaAAGAGCTATTCTTATCaagattttgttatttatttaagaaatgtattgctttttttattcattcacagAATCAGTGTttgattattttggaaaatataaaattttgggaaaaatgaacacttttttcGCAatgggaaacagcctttagaaggcagtaaattgcaccaaaaaaatcacAGACAGTAATTGATATgcagaaaatattattttacaaatatgtaaagaaaatgtattttttgtttaagcCGCAAATGGtcaatttataatattgtcCCCGAACAAATCTTAATTTTCATAACCGTTGTCCCGAACAAATCTTAATTTTCATAACCGTTGTCCcgaaaaaatcttaattttcataactgttaaaaaaagaaagatttacAAGTCATGTGATAACCCTGGACAACCAATTCACGTAGACTTGGACtcatatgtatgtttaataaaaatttcCAAAAATTCAGTAGATCAAGCATCAATATCACAAAATTTCGCAAGTCAAGTCTCAATCTTtactcattttaaaacataaaagcagagaattattaaaaatgtattttcttataGAATGTGTCAATAAAAACAAAGCTTTGCCAAAGCTTTAAAGAAAGttaattctagagcaaaaaatgaatttaagtaATTATTAAGAAACAATGAGTTGTACTGAATTACTTCTCGtgctgtaaaatattttttcctttaAATCTTGACCAAaaatttaatcaacatattctatgTTGGAATGtgtttcaaaacagtgaaaactttgaatatcttttttttgatattttttgcaaaacTGAGTTGAAACCGAATCTGAGATTTGACTTCAGGTTTTGTGACATTGGAGCCTGTCGTATGGGTATGTTAAATAAGTTCAACGTATgttaatttacaaatatatgcCAACATATGTTAACCTGTAAATATCATACTAGAGGTAGTTGCAAACATACAAACTTCATATCAAATGTATGTTGACTTACAGATTACATCTCAAATGTATGTTGACTTACAGATTACATCTCAAATGTATGTTAACTGAAGATAACATATCAAATGTATGTTTACTTACTAATAATGTATCAAATGTATGTTAACTTACAATTAACATCTCAAATGTATGTTAACTTACAATTAACATCTCAAATGTATGTTAACTTACAAATAATGTATCAAATGTATGTTAACTTACAATTAACATCTCAAATGTATGTTTACTTATTAATAATGTATCAAATGTATGTTAACTTACAATTAACATCTCAAATGTATGTTAACTTACAAATAATGTATCAAATGTATGTAAACTTACAATTAACATCTCAAATGTATGTTAACTTACAAATCATGTATCAAATGTATGTTTACTTACAAATAATGTGTCAAATGTATGTTAACTTACAAATAATGTGTCCAAGTTATGTTTACTTACAAAAAATGTATCATAGGCAAAACTATGTTACcttataaataatgtatcaaAGTTATGCTAATTAACAAATGTAACAATGGTTAAAAGTAACTTTTCTGACAGCTAATTTTTAATAGTTAAATGTTTTCACACTAAAACGCAATATTCTAAAAGACTTCAAATTTATCAGATGATGAACACGAGGTACTACAACAATATTGAATAGAGGaaaatactttgataaaatgCAGTATTTGATACCACAGCAAACTCTCATAGAACTATTGTTAAATTAACAATACAGCTTTAAGCTTCAACAAGGATTATCACATAGAAGTTAATTTTCTTATAATGTTGAAAACTATTATATCATTACATTGACCAAAAATAAAGCTATATATCATACACTTGTTAAAATGTTGagaaatgagtaaaacatattCTATCATTACATTGAACATAGACTCTATATAATACACTTCTGTACAGCTACaaattgaaacagaaaatattttacaattaaaatctaTTAAAACTTGAATCACtcatttcatatttacatattgaaACTTAAGTATTAGTTTGTCTTTTagtttgttacattttttcaaGGTATATTTCGATGCAACATCTATTAAAAACTTAAGttaataacaaacaagaaaaaaggGTAAAAGTGCAGtcaaattataaataacactttGTGCTTAATATAACACTTCAATGACTTTACACAAACATGTGTCTGTCTTCTTAAAATCTACTACTTCGgccacaaaaaaataaatagttagtTTGGCAATTTCTatccaaatgaaaaaaatcatgatgggattaaaacaaattatttattggCCATACTACGTTCGTGGTAGTTTTCTCATGAAGGCAATAAAAACTACATATCAAactatcatttatgtataatgttaaaactaaTTCAACAATAGTGAACACCAGTAACaactttaacaaataacattaacaatatcacataagttttcaaagcaaaatcaTTCTGACATCTTTTagcttgttttttgtgttttatttaaggttaatattgtcacatttagttatttgtttacatgatgacaatacttttttatatgaCAAATACTTCATTTCCTCAATTGGCAAACACAAATATTTCTCTGGTGATGACTAACATCCTTTTTGCAAGATTAGTGTACTTTTTTTATTCCAGCTCACTCCCAAGTTTCATACCACATTTGGCCATGATTGTACAAAAATCCATCACTCAAAGCACACTCCTATAGTACcctcagtgctttgattaatTCCTTAAactaaacacattttatttaaattgaattgacaGTACAATCACTTGACTGCCTTAGTGGGTAGGATTGAGATAACCTTCACAGTTTTGGGGGATATTAATGTTGCTACTGAAAACATAGGATTTTGTAGCATTGGCATTTGAAAGAGAGGCCATCCATATGATAACTTGTTAGGGTTGTGAATTTTGGGTCcaaatttttgtgaaaaatagtttACTTTTTGGGGTTgagttttcaattaaaaatcaaCAGTGACTGCAAACTTATAATCCACAGTAAAATTCAGTATGACTTACTTGATGCTTGTTTTCAGTTTTTGAAGATAAAAACTATAAATCTaaaggcttttttttttaaatggccaGCCACAGATGATTTGACATAGTGATTTTTACATTCATTCTTCATAAGAAAcctaaattaaacataacaatattgTATCTTTGACAACaaaaattgtacaaaacattttagAACTAACTGAATTCATAAGACTGACGGGGCATATGTcacaaaacacataaaatattaacaataataataatagtaaaagcATCTCGTTTtgaattcatttgaaagaaatgttttaaaaatcaaaatattttattatgtataccataatattttgaacaattaatGATAACTCTAAATATTGCCTTTTGTTCATTTTGATCCATGtttcaaaaaaacttttttaaaaaggaaatttaAAGACCTTTTTCTAAAATCAATATCAAGGCATTGAAGAATCGTTTAACAGAAAATCTAATAATGTCATTGATAACTAAAAAGGACTTCACATCAGACCATACTAAAAtaagccaaaaaaaataatcaaacaattaaCTAGATTTTTTATCGTCGGGAAAATACATTTTCGAAAAGAGATCAACGTGATTTTTCGAGAAATGGTATCTTCGATCCACCTCATACTTGAATTGTTGATTACAGACCTGGCATTTATACGGCTTAACGTTCGCATGTATACGCATGTGAGCCGTTGTGTTGTTCATGTGTCGTATAACACGGCAACAAATGCGGCACTGATACCCCGTAGCGACTTTTATAAAATTCCCTTTCCCGTATTTTTTTGTTCCCCCAACACCCCCATCATCTGGTGAACGACTCACGCCAGCTCCACCTGCAAACTCTTGTTCTTCACTCTGATTGGCTGCCGCATTAAGCCCAGCCCCTTCTTGGGGATCATCTGCTGACATGGGGTAAATATCATCAGCAGACATTTTACGCTTTTTGTTACTAAGATCCAAGCCTTCGCGGGACTCTGATTCCGGCTTTGAATCATCATCTATGACGAGGGGAGAGTCTAAATTTTCTGCAAAACTAGAACTGGGAAATCGCGCTCGACCAGAGGGATGAGGTATGTCCTGTGCCAAGGTATGAAATTCGCTCAAAGACTGGCTCCGCTCACGTTGCGGGAATGGCCTACTTGGCTGTAAAAATTGACGCTGAATTGGCGAGAACATCCCAAGACTTGTCTGAAATAGACTCTGTTGAATTTTCACTGCTTCTTCAAAGCTCTTTGATATGTCAGGCTGCAGAATAACGTCATGTTCCAACTTCACCGTCTCAGTGCCTAAGATTTCTTTGTCTTTATGAAACGCTGTAAACAGACCACTCGTTTCATAGTTCTGAATCATACTCTCGGAACAACGCCTTTCAACGTGTGTCTTAGACTGTTTCCTTCCGCCATTGTTATTTCGCTGGTGGTACAATTTTGACTCCATTTTTTTCGGAAGCCTATAAATCTCTCCGAGCTCTGACTGATATTCACGACTTTCTGTCAAGGATGAATACTGCTCAGTGCCTTGATGGGACTTTGTACCTGCACTCTCGGATTGAATCATCTGAGTTTTATACTTAGCCTCAGCGTCTTGACCCTCGTATGAAGCGCCCAGCATCAGTCTGTAGGGTAAATCTGAATTTGTTTCTTCTGTTTTTGGTCTTACCATTCCTGATGGGTAGGCAGGGTAAGGAACTTTGTAGACTGGATATTGACAGAAAACTGATTCACTGCCGGTGGTACTAGCAGGAGAGGGAGTTAGTTCACTGCTTTGGTTTTTCTCGCTCCCAGTTAAATTCATTGGCGTTTGTTCGGCCATTTCTACTTCTGAGCTAATCAAAGTGCCGCTACCCGTTGATGAAGGTGtgtttgattttatgttatagGAAACATCAGTTTCTTCGCTAGATGCAGTGGGAACGGTGAGTTCCTGAGGTTTAGGTGGAGAAACTAGTTCAAACATTGGAGGTAGTAACTGGGGATCAAATGTTCCCGACCCGCTCCCGCCCGGAAATCCACCGGCGTGTTGATGGTAACGTTTATACTGAAATTCTGAAGGACTAGAAAGAGTTATCTGCTTTATGTGTTCCACGCTTTCACTCAAAGGGCTCTTAGaaatgtgttttgatttttcagaCTCTGCTAAACTTGACGACCCTGATCGACCGGTCGGGCTACGCACAATGGAAACATACCGACTT from Mya arenaria isolate MELC-2E11 chromosome 7, ASM2691426v1 carries:
- the LOC128241434 gene encoding uncharacterized protein LOC128241434, yielding MLLSHEGLLHKGSEFCQAIKFVIKLQISTLLQQLAESGEESVVLTANVLEGTADRLGSLRGTGFLEDHEQLGNQFLSYCAETRRFSVDDEGDNLPARTTYNDSLLSPTIPKATSPYSRTDTVRARYERESSTSDSVFSPDRRKSSASSKSLDEDVAMLTSQDYSDTPRSLSDSSTTWPPDLVMEGVEKGERSAGSGSRYVSIVRSPTGRSGSSSLAESEKSKHISKSPLSESVEHIKQITLSSPSEFQYKRYHQHAGGFPGGSGSGTFDPQLLPPMFELVSPPKPQELTVPTASSEETDVSYNIKSNTPSSTGSGTLISSEVEMAEQTPMNLTGSEKNQSSELTPSPASTTGSESVFCQYPVYKVPYPAYPSGMVRPKTEETNSDLPYRLMLGASYEGQDAEAKYKTQMIQSESAGTKSHQGTEQYSSLTESREYQSELGEIYRLPKKMESKLYHQRNNNGGRKQSKTHVERRCSESMIQNYETSGLFTAFHKDKEILGTETVKLEHDVILQPDISKSFEEAVKIQQSLFQTSLGMFSPIQRQFLQPSRPFPQRERSQSLSEFHTLAQDIPHPSGRARFPSSSFAENLDSPLVIDDDSKPESESREGLDLSNKKRKMSADDIYPMSADDPQEGAGLNAAANQSEEQEFAGGAGVSRSPDDGGVGGTKKYGKGNFIKVATGYQCRICCRVIRHMNNTTAHMRIHANVKPYKCQVCNQQFKYEVDRRYHFSKNHVDLFSKMYFPDDKKSS